From Actinopolyspora lacussalsi, a single genomic window includes:
- a CDS encoding hypothetical protein (product_source=Hypo-rule applied; cath_funfam=2.40.128.20; pfam=PF08768; superfamily=50814), producing MSATPNQPSEQSDPSNGQPQPGSGDAAVRAQAERAEKTRGRNIPEFDDLPGIGDTANLRMGPELNGACLGLLPLVGVWRGEGEANHPTLDEKYRFLQQVTFAHDGRPFLYYESRAWKLDGEGGEIVEPAFRELGWWRPQPDDSIELLLVHSSGIAEMFFGNPLNQTSWQLSTDAVLRTPTSEDVTATTRLYGVVDGSLAYVEERATSEHELQPRLSAKLERVVG from the coding sequence ATGTCTGCCACGCCCAACCAGCCGTCCGAACAGTCCGACCCGTCCAACGGTCAACCGCAGCCCGGCAGCGGTGACGCGGCGGTGCGCGCCCAGGCCGAGCGCGCGGAGAAGACCCGCGGGCGCAACATTCCCGAGTTCGACGACCTGCCGGGAATCGGGGACACCGCGAACCTGCGCATGGGCCCGGAGCTCAACGGCGCCTGCCTGGGGCTGCTGCCGCTGGTCGGTGTCTGGCGGGGCGAGGGCGAGGCCAACCACCCCACGCTGGACGAGAAGTACCGCTTCCTGCAGCAGGTGACCTTCGCCCACGACGGCAGGCCGTTCCTGTACTACGAGAGCCGCGCCTGGAAGCTGGACGGCGAGGGCGGCGAGATCGTGGAGCCCGCCTTCCGCGAGCTGGGCTGGTGGCGGCCGCAGCCCGACGACAGCATCGAGCTGCTGCTGGTGCACTCCTCCGGCATCGCGGAGATGTTCTTCGGCAACCCCCTCAACCAGACCAGCTGGCAGTTGTCCACCGACGCGGTGCTGCGCACCCCGACCTCGGAGGACGTGACCGCCACGACCAGGCTGTACGGCGTGGTGGACGGCTCGCTGGCCTACGTCGAGGAACGCGCCACCTCGGAGCACGAGCTGCAGCCCCGCCTCTCAGCCAAGCTGGAACGCGTGGTCGGCTGA
- a CDS encoding hypothetical protein (product_source=Hypo-rule applied) — MAAHDQIPADPRWSMEISSFTTAANTPSTSSGDRRKARKSTPAIYIIPSFLVRC; from the coding sequence GTGGCCGCGCACGACCAGATTCCGGCGGATCCTCGCTGGTCGATGGAAATCAGCAGCTTCACCACCGCCGCGAACACGCCGAGCACGAGCAGCGGCGACAGGAGGAAAGCCAGGAAAAGCACGCCCGCAATTTACATCATTCCCAGTTTTCTGGTGCGATGCTGA
- a CDS encoding 4-amino-4-deoxychorismate lyase (product_source=KO:K02619; cath_funfam=3.20.10.10; cog=COG0115; ko=KO:K02619; pfam=PF01063; superfamily=56752) translates to MRMLALLDGTLADPEVPLLRSDDLGVQRGDGIFETILAVDGNPREIEAHLDRLERSARLMELSLPERASWHRAVRAVLAEWPWDSVPESAIKLVCTRGPDGGDGTPTAFVSGQSLSAELMRKRAEGISVVTLERGIDPGMMERAPWLLLSAKTLSYAVNMAALREAERRGADEVVFTATDGSLLEGPTSNVVLAEGGRLATPPPSSGILRGTTQGALFRAAEEAGWSTAVEPITAERLGHADGVWLASSIRKITQVHTVDGTPVVTDPGLHERICKLYESQY, encoded by the coding sequence ATGCGCATGCTGGCTCTGCTGGACGGCACCCTGGCCGACCCCGAGGTCCCGCTGCTGCGTTCCGACGATCTCGGGGTGCAGCGTGGTGACGGGATCTTCGAGACGATCCTCGCGGTCGACGGTAATCCACGGGAGATCGAGGCCCACCTGGACCGGTTGGAGCGTTCCGCCCGACTGATGGAGCTGTCGCTGCCCGAGCGGGCGAGTTGGCACCGTGCCGTGCGGGCGGTGCTCGCGGAGTGGCCGTGGGACAGCGTGCCGGAGAGCGCGATCAAACTCGTGTGCACCAGGGGTCCGGACGGCGGGGACGGCACCCCGACCGCCTTCGTCTCGGGGCAGTCGCTGTCGGCGGAGCTGATGCGCAAGCGTGCCGAGGGCATTTCCGTGGTGACCCTGGAGCGCGGCATCGACCCCGGGATGATGGAGCGCGCCCCCTGGTTGCTGCTCTCGGCGAAGACGCTGTCCTACGCGGTCAACATGGCCGCCCTGCGCGAGGCGGAGCGACGCGGCGCCGACGAGGTCGTGTTCACGGCGACCGACGGTTCGCTGCTGGAGGGACCTACCTCCAACGTGGTGCTGGCGGAGGGCGGCAGGCTGGCGACCCCACCGCCGAGCTCCGGCATCCTGCGGGGGACCACCCAGGGTGCGTTGTTCCGGGCCGCCGAGGAGGCCGGCTGGTCGACCGCCGTGGAGCCGATCACCGCCGAGCGGTTGGGGCACGCCGACGGTGTCTGGCTGGCGTCGAGCATCCGCAAGATCACCCAGGTGCACACCGTGGACGGCACACCCGTGGTCACCGACCCGGGGCTGCACGAGCGGATCTGCAAGCTCTACGAGTCGCAGTACTGA
- a CDS encoding hypothetical protein (product_source=Hypo-rule applied; transmembrane_helix_parts=Inside_1_20,TMhelix_21_43,Outside_44_93,TMhelix_94_116,Inside_117_130), translating into MLGVFAAVVKLLISIDQRGSAGIWSCAATIFIFLASLEYLWGALHTFTFPDPRDTCSLSPREGSRWGGLERIDYGIFPPSAKCVWGSGNTSDLVPGHVAPLLYAFLTAALVCAAAAKAARIARRNRRSPS; encoded by the coding sequence GTGCTCGGCGTGTTCGCGGCGGTGGTGAAGCTGCTGATTTCCATCGACCAGCGAGGATCCGCCGGAATCTGGTCGTGCGCGGCCACGATTTTCATTTTCCTCGCGTCTCTGGAGTATCTTTGGGGAGCCCTGCACACGTTCACTTTCCCCGACCCCAGGGACACCTGTTCGCTCTCCCCGCGAGAAGGATCTCGCTGGGGTGGTTTGGAGCGGATCGATTACGGAATATTCCCGCCGAGCGCGAAATGCGTGTGGGGAAGCGGAAACACCTCCGATCTGGTTCCGGGCCACGTGGCCCCACTCCTGTACGCGTTCCTGACCGCCGCGCTCGTCTGCGCGGCGGCGGCGAAGGCCGCGCGGATCGCCCGGCGAAACCGCCGAAGTCCGTCGTAG